A window from Planococcus maritimus encodes these proteins:
- a CDS encoding ABC transporter ATP-binding protein — MNLLEVKSLSKRFGNEQAVDGISFELAEGSATALIGPNGAGKTTTLSMLAGLLEATDGEIQRKKNLTIGFLPQYPRFFPWLSALEFTEMAAKLSGVDAKKARQQSERTLGFVGLHQVAHKKIGGFSGGMKQRLGLAQAIVHQPSVLLLDEPISSLDPTGRREVMELLKSLLGQTTVLYSTHILNDAEEMTDQLLFLKNGRLVEQGSLSQVRRRYEDPHIRVRFENTDAAEWFMREAPWPTSVKGTAAVIPVKAEGPAIQDVFRFLSVKSFPVIGVEHETASLEDIFLKVVAGK; from the coding sequence TTGAACCTATTGGAAGTTAAGTCGTTGTCAAAGCGTTTTGGAAACGAACAGGCAGTTGATGGGATAAGTTTTGAATTGGCAGAGGGCAGTGCGACGGCATTGATTGGGCCAAACGGTGCAGGAAAGACAACGACGCTGTCGATGCTTGCAGGGCTGTTGGAAGCAACGGACGGGGAGATCCAGCGCAAGAAAAATTTAACGATTGGCTTTTTGCCGCAATATCCGCGTTTTTTTCCATGGCTGAGTGCTTTGGAGTTTACGGAAATGGCCGCTAAGCTAAGCGGCGTCGATGCCAAGAAAGCCCGCCAGCAATCTGAACGGACGCTAGGGTTTGTCGGTCTTCACCAAGTGGCCCATAAAAAGATCGGTGGGTTTTCAGGAGGCATGAAGCAACGGCTCGGACTGGCACAAGCGATTGTCCACCAGCCGAGTGTGTTGCTTTTAGATGAACCGATTTCTTCCTTGGATCCAACTGGGCGAAGAGAAGTGATGGAGTTATTAAAGTCGTTACTCGGGCAAACAACGGTTCTTTATTCTACTCATATTTTAAATGATGCCGAAGAAATGACCGATCAACTCTTATTTTTGAAAAATGGCCGATTAGTGGAACAAGGTTCCCTTAGCCAAGTGCGCCGCCGTTATGAGGACCCGCATATTCGTGTGCGCTTCGAAAACACTGACGCTGCGGAATGGTTTATGCGTGAAGCGCCTTGGCCAACTTCGGTTAAAGGCACAGCAGCTGTTATTCCGGTGAAAGCGGAAGGGCCGGCCATACAGGATGTCTTCCGATTTTTATCGGTGAAGAGTTTCCCTGTTATCGGGGTCGAACATGAGACTGCCAGCCTAGAAGATATTTTCTTGAAGGTGGTGGCAGGAAAATGA
- a CDS encoding PLD nuclease N-terminal domain-containing protein, whose protein sequence is MLDERTILLVLPILVLQIALMIFAIVDLIRNPNPNGPKWMWAAIIVLLNLIGPILYFVIGRRNY, encoded by the coding sequence ATGCTGGATGAACGCACCATTCTATTAGTGCTGCCCATTTTGGTGTTGCAAATCGCCTTGATGATCTTCGCAATAGTGGATTTGATTAGAAATCCAAATCCCAATGGACCGAAATGGATGTGGGCGGCGATCATTGTCTTGCTGAATCTGATCGGGCCGATTCTATACTTTGTGATAGGGAGGCGAAATTATTGA
- a CDS encoding peptide-methionine (S)-S-oxide reductase MsrA, whose product MTTIISTLERELPDTAVLETATFGMGCFWSPDAQFGSLSGVIRTRTGYAGGTSNSPTYRQMGDHTETIQVEFDPGQIHFEEIVREFWRSHYPNRDAYKERQYISLIFWQSEAQRLSLEKLKKEKEQQLNEPVETEIRPFDGFTEAEERHQKYYLKRYPKALDQLAELYPDASLLTRSTFAARLNGFVKGFGSRQQLLEEIGEWPIADKYRALLRQVLLELKW is encoded by the coding sequence GTGACAACAATAATCTCAACACTTGAACGGGAATTGCCAGATACAGCGGTACTTGAAACCGCAACTTTCGGGATGGGTTGCTTTTGGAGCCCGGATGCGCAATTTGGTTCATTGTCTGGAGTGATTCGGACACGGACCGGCTATGCAGGCGGCACTTCGAATAGTCCCACTTACCGCCAAATGGGGGACCATACAGAAACCATCCAAGTGGAATTTGATCCCGGACAAATTCACTTTGAAGAAATCGTCAGGGAATTTTGGCGCAGCCATTACCCGAATCGTGATGCTTATAAAGAGCGTCAATACATTTCCTTGATATTTTGGCAATCGGAAGCACAACGGCTCAGCCTTGAGAAGTTGAAAAAAGAAAAGGAACAGCAGTTGAACGAACCGGTTGAAACCGAAATCCGGCCGTTCGATGGATTTACCGAAGCGGAGGAGCGCCACCAGAAATATTATTTGAAGCGCTATCCTAAAGCGCTCGATCAATTGGCTGAACTTTATCCTGATGCCAGCTTATTGACTAGGTCGACTTTTGCTGCGCGGCTGAACGGATTTGTCAAAGGCTTCGGCAGCCGCCAACAATTGCTAGAAGAGATCGGTGAATGGCCGATTGCTGATAAATATCGAGCACTTCTTCGGCAAGTCTTACTAGAGCTGAAATGGTGA
- a CDS encoding protein-L-isoaspartate(D-aspartate) O-methyltransferase — MIVTSKLIDKSLESRCFFMTARRQDIVDYFHSLDRRSFMDRHQQDAGRDEALPIGYGQTISQPSLVLQMTIALDLEKHHKVLEIGTGSGFQTALLARFSNEVYTIENIPQLAESVQKRLEAKGFSNISFFLGDGSLGWPEHAPYDRIIVTAAASDIPKELIDQLSPGGRMIIPVGKQNSQDLLAIDKSSDGKLEKTALEAVRFVPLKGKYEN; from the coding sequence ATGATAGTAACAAGCAAGCTGATCGATAAATCACTGGAAAGCAGGTGCTTTTTCATGACTGCTCGCAGACAGGACATCGTCGATTATTTCCACTCACTCGACAGACGGTCGTTCATGGATCGCCACCAGCAAGATGCCGGGCGCGACGAAGCCTTGCCGATTGGATATGGCCAGACGATTTCGCAGCCTTCACTCGTTTTGCAAATGACCATTGCCCTCGATCTCGAAAAACACCACAAAGTGCTGGAAATCGGCACAGGTTCCGGTTTCCAAACAGCGCTGCTGGCAAGATTTTCAAATGAAGTGTATACAATCGAAAACATTCCCCAGCTAGCGGAGAGCGTCCAAAAACGGCTCGAAGCGAAAGGATTTAGCAACATTTCTTTCTTTCTGGGCGATGGCAGCCTCGGCTGGCCGGAACATGCACCGTATGACCGGATCATTGTCACTGCGGCCGCTTCGGACATTCCGAAAGAGTTGATCGATCAATTATCTCCCGGCGGACGCATGATTATTCCAGTCGGCAAGCAGAACAGCCAAGATCTTCTGGCCATCGACAAATCAAGCGATGGAAAATTAGAAAAGACAGCTCTCGAAGCTGTCCGTTTTGTCCCGTTGAAGGGAAAGTATGAAAACTAG
- a CDS encoding DUF2243 domain-containing protein, whose amino-acid sequence MVSAERKTDLTTARNRRVHMSRNFWAGVLFGAGMFSVLEQSIFHFFLQWHHFYEGNGPQAILTGEGIYQVSGWAMTVLSLSVAADLARRKAFWPARFLGSALIGGGILLIVDSLVFRLLLNLHTVRDIGDPVFYESLWLGTAAFLFLLGWSVLRNASKEDD is encoded by the coding sequence ATGGTTTCGGCGGAACGAAAGACGGATCTTACAACGGCAAGAAACCGGCGCGTCCACATGTCCCGGAATTTTTGGGCGGGCGTACTGTTCGGAGCTGGAATGTTTTCAGTGCTCGAACAAAGCATTTTCCATTTCTTTTTACAATGGCATCATTTCTACGAAGGCAATGGCCCCCAAGCGATTTTGACAGGTGAAGGAATCTACCAGGTCAGTGGCTGGGCAATGACGGTTTTGTCGCTATCAGTTGCTGCCGACTTGGCCAGGCGAAAAGCCTTTTGGCCAGCACGCTTTTTAGGAAGCGCCTTGATCGGTGGCGGCATATTGTTGATCGTCGACAGTCTGGTGTTCCGGCTGCTGCTAAATCTTCATACCGTTCGGGACATAGGTGACCCCGTATTCTATGAATCGCTATGGCTTGGGACAGCCGCTTTCTTGTTTTTACTTGGTTGGTCAGTTTTGCGCAATGCTTCCAAAGAGGACGATTAA
- a CDS encoding DUF2294 domain-containing protein, producing the protein MQNSKTMQSEIGGYISTLIREHFGKGPTSVFAIVQPPFVIIHVRGFLSPTEKILLQKNEIRRVLEIRELLFEELKPDICSALSKIAGKEVETFYYDWHLESQTGMLLGVMDHRDATANFDWLSDADPETLQKSVVEASRKAEKKPESTELFWLNDRTLLIKRVGFLVEIERELIYNGLVKELKQVKRPLEKRLLLKETSFPGLLGRDVKEIFLDWEFSIDTSYILVLLEPKK; encoded by the coding sequence GTGCAAAATTCCAAGACCATGCAAAGCGAAATTGGAGGCTATATTTCAACTCTCATCCGCGAACACTTCGGGAAAGGCCCCACTTCTGTATTCGCTATTGTGCAACCACCATTTGTTATCATACATGTCAGAGGCTTTTTAAGTCCCACGGAAAAAATACTGCTCCAGAAGAATGAAATCAGACGCGTGTTGGAAATTCGTGAGTTGCTCTTTGAAGAATTGAAGCCGGATATTTGCAGTGCTTTATCAAAGATTGCTGGAAAAGAAGTGGAAACTTTTTATTACGACTGGCATCTCGAAAGCCAGACCGGCATGCTCCTCGGTGTTATGGACCACCGGGATGCCACAGCCAATTTTGACTGGCTGTCCGATGCTGACCCGGAAACACTTCAGAAATCGGTAGTAGAGGCAAGCCGAAAAGCCGAGAAAAAACCCGAAAGCACAGAGCTATTTTGGCTGAATGACCGCACTTTATTGATCAAACGAGTTGGTTTTCTTGTCGAGATTGAACGCGAACTGATTTACAATGGACTCGTCAAAGAACTTAAGCAGGTTAAACGCCCACTCGAGAAACGATTGCTGCTTAAAGAAACGTCGTTTCCAGGACTTCTCGGCCGGGATGTTAAAGAAATTTTTCTAGACTGGGAGTTCTCAATAGATACCAGCTACATTCTGGTATTACTCGAACCTAAAAAATGA
- a CDS encoding heavy-metal-associated domain-containing protein, with amino-acid sequence MRKMTMYVEEAKSDRPIHELEDLLLKEPGVERALIDVGDGEVKLELDETQVKESQIIRLVKEAGFHVE; translated from the coding sequence ATGAGAAAAATGACAATGTATGTAGAAGAAGCAAAATCAGACCGTCCGATTCACGAACTGGAGGATCTGCTGTTAAAAGAGCCAGGCGTTGAGCGGGCATTGATTGACGTGGGAGACGGCGAAGTCAAACTGGAGCTGGATGAAACGCAGGTTAAAGAAAGCCAAATTATCCGTCTCGTCAAAGAAGCAGGCTTTCACGTGGAGTGA
- the topB gene encoding type IA DNA topoisomerase, with amino-acid sequence MKPVIIAEKPSQAKAYGDAFKTVKREGYMEMAANPIFPEGAYITWGIGHLVELKEPKAYDPKWGKWSLASLPILPNEYQFQVARGKSTQFNIIKKLLRETDTVINACDVDREGSNIFYSIYRQTGVRGKHIKRLWINSLEVDEVREGFRNLRDNKEDLRLYEEARARQISDWLVGMNGSRLYSLLLQERGIHEVFAIGRVQTPTVFLIYQRQKEIEAFKPEPFYEIEGKFKAAKGSYKGKAKLKAKERQKAQELLASHELIEGKAQGFIKQLKTAEKHIPPQPLHSLSSLQAAANRKWKYSPQKVLSAMQKLYEKKLVSYPRTDSRHITSAEFGYLSAQVESYQKLIDAPFAIATKTPKKRFVDNTKVQEHYAIIPTKSLPTARKIEGLPQDERNLYEEVMRTTLGMFHRDYRYAETKVVTDVKGLEFHTTGRTELDKGWKSLFPTAKEAKQDPPLPELTVQEQVAAAIAIAEGMTTAPKPYTEGQLIAMMKTCGKFAEDVADSEILKEVEGLGTEATRSGIIETIKRHNYIEVKRNIVSVTEKGRMLCQAIEGNLLSSPSMTAKWESYLKKIGKGEGSSEVFLATIGKFIEKLLQDVPEQLRSNGMPDEMPLLQGSEIAICPRCKKGSIISRKGSYGCTEHANGCKQSFPAVFLKKRLTAKHIEYLCTRGKTPVIKGFVSKNGKKFNASLELEEGKLKMKF; translated from the coding sequence ATGAAACCAGTAATTATAGCCGAAAAGCCGAGTCAGGCAAAAGCCTATGGCGACGCATTCAAAACGGTGAAACGGGAAGGCTATATGGAAATGGCGGCAAATCCGATCTTCCCGGAAGGCGCCTACATTACCTGGGGAATTGGCCACCTCGTTGAACTGAAAGAGCCAAAAGCCTACGACCCGAAATGGGGCAAATGGTCGCTCGCGTCCTTGCCGATTTTGCCAAACGAATACCAATTCCAAGTAGCGCGGGGCAAATCAACTCAATTCAATATCATCAAAAAACTCTTGAGAGAAACCGATACCGTTATCAATGCCTGCGATGTGGACCGCGAAGGCTCGAATATCTTCTATAGCATCTACCGGCAGACCGGCGTGCGCGGCAAACACATCAAACGGCTGTGGATCAATTCACTCGAAGTCGACGAAGTGCGAGAAGGCTTCCGCAATTTGCGCGACAACAAAGAAGACCTGCGTCTTTACGAAGAAGCACGGGCGCGCCAAATCAGCGACTGGCTCGTTGGCATGAACGGTTCGAGACTGTATTCCCTGCTGCTCCAAGAACGCGGCATACACGAAGTGTTTGCAATTGGACGTGTCCAAACACCAACTGTCTTTTTGATCTATCAGCGCCAAAAGGAAATTGAGGCCTTCAAGCCGGAACCGTTTTATGAAATCGAAGGGAAGTTCAAAGCGGCGAAAGGCAGCTATAAAGGAAAAGCCAAACTGAAAGCGAAAGAGCGCCAAAAAGCCCAAGAGCTTCTCGCTTCCCACGAGTTGATCGAAGGGAAAGCACAAGGCTTTATTAAACAATTAAAGACGGCAGAAAAGCACATTCCGCCGCAGCCTTTGCATTCTTTATCCAGCCTGCAGGCAGCTGCCAACCGCAAATGGAAATACAGCCCTCAAAAAGTGCTATCAGCCATGCAAAAACTCTATGAGAAGAAACTCGTCAGTTATCCGCGGACCGATTCGCGCCATATCACCTCTGCAGAATTCGGCTATTTGTCTGCCCAAGTGGAGAGTTACCAAAAGCTCATCGATGCCCCGTTTGCGATCGCAACAAAAACACCGAAAAAGCGTTTCGTCGACAACACGAAAGTACAGGAGCACTATGCAATCATCCCGACGAAAAGTTTGCCGACAGCTCGAAAAATTGAAGGCTTGCCACAAGATGAGCGAAATTTATACGAAGAAGTGATGCGCACGACGCTCGGCATGTTCCACCGAGATTACCGTTACGCCGAAACAAAAGTCGTGACCGATGTCAAAGGGCTTGAATTCCATACGACCGGCCGGACAGAGCTCGACAAAGGCTGGAAGTCTTTATTTCCGACTGCCAAAGAAGCGAAACAGGATCCGCCGCTTCCAGAATTGACCGTACAAGAACAAGTAGCGGCAGCAATCGCTATTGCCGAGGGCATGACGACTGCGCCAAAGCCTTATACGGAAGGGCAATTGATTGCTATGATGAAAACTTGCGGGAAGTTCGCGGAAGACGTAGCGGACAGCGAAATCCTCAAGGAAGTCGAAGGTCTCGGAACGGAAGCGACGCGCAGCGGTATCATTGAAACGATCAAGCGCCATAATTATATCGAGGTCAAGAGAAACATTGTTTCAGTCACTGAGAAAGGACGCATGCTGTGCCAAGCGATTGAAGGCAATTTGCTGTCGAGCCCATCGATGACCGCCAAATGGGAAAGCTATTTGAAGAAAATCGGCAAAGGCGAAGGCTCGTCGGAAGTGTTTCTTGCCACTATTGGAAAGTTCATCGAGAAGTTGCTGCAGGACGTGCCGGAGCAATTGCGCAGCAATGGAATGCCGGATGAAATGCCGTTATTGCAAGGAAGCGAAATTGCGATATGCCCGCGTTGTAAAAAAGGCTCGATCATCTCACGTAAAGGCTCATATGGCTGTACCGAACATGCCAATGGCTGCAAGCAATCTTTCCCAGCGGTGTTTTTGAAAAAAAGACTGACAGCTAAACATATCGAATACTTGTGTACGAGGGGCAAAACGCCGGTCATCAAAGGCTTCGTTTCGAAGAATGGCAAGAAGTTCAATGCTAGCCTGGAATTAGAAGAAGGGAAGTTGAAAATGAAGTTTTAA
- a CDS encoding sulfite exporter TauE/SafE family protein: MSIDFMIVIFLIGFVGSFISGMVGIGGSIIKYPMLLYIPVMLGYTAFSAHEVSGISAIQVFFATIAGVWAYRGSGYLNKSLITYMGGAILVGSFIGGYGSTLLSEAAINIVYAVLATIAVIMMFIPKKGLDDIPADQVTFNKWLAAGLAFVVGIAAGIVGAAGAFILVPIMLVVLRIPTRMTIATSLAITFISSIGATVGKIVTDQILYGPAAVMIVASILAAPLGAKIGQKANTKVLQWILSLLILGTAIKIWLDIL, translated from the coding sequence ATGAGTATTGATTTTATGATTGTTATTTTCTTGATCGGCTTTGTCGGTTCCTTCATCTCTGGGATGGTCGGAATTGGCGGCTCTATTATCAAGTACCCGATGCTGTTATATATCCCAGTTATGCTGGGATATACAGCATTTTCAGCCCATGAAGTATCCGGCATTAGTGCCATTCAAGTGTTTTTCGCAACCATCGCTGGGGTGTGGGCATACCGCGGAAGCGGGTATTTGAATAAGTCTCTTATCACTTATATGGGTGGCGCGATTCTCGTCGGGAGTTTTATCGGCGGATACGGCTCGACTCTCTTGTCTGAGGCCGCTATCAATATTGTCTATGCTGTCCTCGCGACCATTGCAGTCATTATGATGTTCATCCCTAAAAAAGGCTTAGATGATATTCCGGCAGATCAAGTGACTTTCAATAAATGGCTTGCCGCTGGACTGGCTTTTGTCGTAGGAATTGCGGCAGGGATCGTCGGTGCAGCAGGCGCCTTCATTCTAGTGCCAATTATGCTCGTGGTCTTGCGGATCCCAACTCGCATGACCATCGCAACGTCATTGGCAATCACGTTCATTTCATCTATCGGTGCCACGGTTGGTAAAATTGTGACCGATCAGATTTTATACGGACCGGCTGCTGTGATGATTGTTGCGAGTATTCTCGCTGCTCCATTAGGCGCAAAAATAGGACAAAAAGCGAACACTAAAGTATTACAGTGGATTTTATCGCTATTGATCCTAGGGACAGCCATTAAAATCTGGCTCGATATTCTGTAA
- a CDS encoding sulfurtransferase TusA family protein — protein MNADKVLDAKGLACPMPIVKTRKEMKAMESGQVLEIQATDKGASADLTAWAKSGGHDLLEEQIDGDVLKFWIKKG, from the coding sequence ATGAACGCAGATAAAGTACTAGACGCAAAAGGCTTGGCTTGCCCAATGCCAATCGTAAAAACAAGAAAAGAAATGAAAGCTATGGAGTCTGGACAAGTATTGGAAATCCAAGCAACAGACAAAGGCGCTTCAGCAGATTTGACAGCTTGGGCTAAATCAGGCGGTCACGACCTCTTGGAAGAGCAAATTGATGGCGACGTACTGAAGTTCTGGATTAAAAAAGGCTGA
- a CDS encoding MBL fold metallo-hydrolase yields the protein MSVTAMTAAQVARKVIDNKPLFILDVRNGDAFADWKIEGGNIQYLNIPYFDLLDGVEEVIDQLPNDRDILVVCAKEGSSIMVADMLAEEGVETAYLSGGMKAWSEHLEPVKVSNLKDGGELYQFVRVGKGCLSYMAISNGEAAIIDATRMTDVFLNFAQEKGATIKHVFDTHLHADHISGGRHIAEATGAVYYLPPADANGVTFDYTALESGFEAGIGSSKVEALYTPGHTIGSTSFIVDDQYLMTGDILFIDSIGRPDLAGLAEDWVGDLRESLYERYQALANELTVLPAHFMIMDELNEDGSVAKKLGDLFKENHGLNIADEQEFRDMVTKNLPPQPNAYEDIRKTNMGQITPEDEMQREMEIGPNRCAVR from the coding sequence ATGTCAGTAACAGCAATGACAGCGGCGCAAGTAGCCCGCAAAGTAATTGATAACAAACCATTGTTCATTCTGGATGTCCGCAACGGCGACGCATTTGCCGATTGGAAAATTGAAGGCGGCAATATCCAGTACTTGAACATTCCCTATTTTGATTTATTGGACGGCGTTGAAGAAGTCATCGATCAATTGCCAAATGACCGTGATATTTTGGTCGTCTGTGCCAAAGAGGGATCTTCCATCATGGTCGCAGACATGCTTGCAGAGGAAGGCGTAGAGACAGCCTATCTGTCAGGCGGCATGAAAGCATGGAGCGAGCATTTAGAGCCCGTTAAAGTCAGCAATCTAAAAGATGGCGGAGAACTTTATCAATTCGTTCGCGTCGGCAAAGGGTGCTTGTCTTACATGGCAATTTCGAACGGGGAAGCGGCAATTATCGACGCAACTCGTATGACGGATGTCTTCTTGAACTTCGCGCAGGAAAAAGGCGCAACGATCAAGCATGTATTTGATACACATCTTCACGCAGACCATATTTCAGGAGGACGCCACATTGCGGAAGCTACTGGCGCAGTTTATTACTTGCCGCCGGCTGATGCCAATGGCGTGACGTTCGATTACACGGCTCTTGAAAGTGGATTTGAAGCAGGCATCGGCAGTTCGAAAGTCGAAGCCCTTTATACACCAGGCCATACCATTGGCTCAACTTCGTTTATCGTGGATGACCAATACTTGATGACAGGCGATATCCTGTTCATCGACTCGATCGGCCGTCCAGACCTTGCTGGGCTTGCGGAAGACTGGGTTGGCGATTTACGTGAATCTCTTTACGAGCGCTACCAAGCTCTTGCTAATGAATTGACCGTATTGCCGGCGCATTTCATGATTATGGATGAACTGAATGAAGACGGCAGTGTCGCGAAAAAATTAGGCGATTTATTTAAAGAAAACCACGGCTTAAACATTGCGGATGAGCAGGAATTCCGTGATATGGTCACGAAAAACTTGCCCCCGCAGCCAAACGCTTACGAAGATATCCGCAAAACCAATATGGGCCAAATCACGCCAGAAGACGAAATGCAGCGTGAAATGGAAATCGGCCCGAACCGCTGTGCCGTACGCTAA
- a CDS encoding sulfurtransferase TusA family protein produces the protein MVQIDRVLDAKGLACPMPIVKTKKAMKDLSSGDVLEIQATDKGSTADLQAWAKSSGHEYIGTETEGDVLLHYLRKDGVNNVEETIEIPEVSLAEFQARVEKGDSLNILDVREQEEYDEAHIPGVKHIPLGEVEAHMNELEKDKEIYIICYSGRRSATAGDMMAKKGFENLYNVVPGMRDWTGKTE, from the coding sequence ATGGTTCAAATTGATAGAGTATTAGACGCTAAAGGGCTGGCATGCCCAATGCCGATCGTGAAAACGAAAAAAGCGATGAAAGACTTGAGCTCCGGCGATGTGCTGGAAATCCAAGCGACCGATAAAGGCTCTACAGCTGATTTACAGGCATGGGCGAAGAGCTCAGGCCATGAGTATATCGGTACAGAAACTGAAGGAGACGTATTGCTTCATTATTTGCGCAAAGATGGCGTAAACAATGTGGAAGAGACAATCGAAATCCCTGAAGTCTCGCTTGCCGAGTTCCAAGCGCGCGTGGAAAAGGGGGATTCGCTGAACATTTTGGATGTCCGCGAACAAGAAGAATACGATGAAGCGCATATTCCTGGCGTCAAACACATTCCGCTTGGTGAAGTGGAAGCCCACATGAACGAATTGGAGAAAGATAAAGAAATCTACATCATCTGCTATTCTGGCCGTAGAAGTGCAACAGCGGGAGACATGATGGCGAAAAAAGGATTTGAAAATCTGTATAACGTAGTACCTGGTATGCGTGATTGGACTGGCAAAACCGAGTAA
- a CDS encoding rhodanese-like domain-containing protein has protein sequence MKSMTTQEVQEYMKNNPEASLIDVRETEEVAAGKIPGAEHIPLGLLEFRLQDIDKSKEHIMVCRSGNRSGQATRFLEDRGYNVINMDGGMMNWEGDTE, from the coding sequence ATGAAAAGCATGACTACACAAGAAGTTCAAGAATATATGAAAAACAACCCCGAGGCGTCACTCATCGATGTACGCGAGACGGAAGAAGTCGCTGCAGGAAAAATTCCAGGAGCTGAGCACATCCCATTAGGTTTGTTGGAATTCCGTTTGCAAGATATCGATAAATCAAAAGAGCACATCATGGTCTGCCGTTCGGGTAACCGCAGTGGGCAAGCAACACGTTTTCTCGAAGACCGCGGCTATAACGTTATCAACATGGACGGCGGCATGATGAACTGGGAAGGCGACACGGAGTAA
- a CDS encoding rhodanese-like domain-containing protein — MEWLLWIAIGILAYIAISRFTAPTKGIKTMSIDELKPVLGKKDKQYIDVRTPVEFKANHIKGFKNIPLNELPKRVNELSKDKETLVICQSGMRSSRASQLLKKNGFTHIVNIRGGMNSYRA, encoded by the coding sequence ATGGAATGGTTGCTCTGGATTGCAATCGGGATTCTTGCTTATATCGCAATCTCCCGCTTTACTGCACCAACTAAAGGAATTAAGACAATGTCTATTGATGAACTAAAACCTGTACTAGGCAAGAAAGATAAGCAGTATATTGATGTCCGGACGCCGGTAGAGTTTAAAGCAAACCATATTAAAGGCTTCAAGAACATTCCATTGAATGAGTTGCCAAAGCGTGTGAATGAGCTGTCGAAGGATAAAGAAACATTGGTTATTTGCCAAAGCGGCATGCGCAGCAGCAGAGCGAGCCAATTATTGAAGAAAAATGGATTTACCCATATAGTGAATATCAGAGGCGGCATGAATAGTTACCGCGCATAA
- a CDS encoding DsrE/DsrF/DrsH-like family protein — MAEQKKTTIVLFSGDYDKAMAAYIIANGAAAYDHEVTIFHTFWGLNALRKENPPAVKKGRLEAMFSKMMPRGADKLGLSNMQFGGMGPKLIKKVMKKHNAMPLPDLIDMAQEQDIKLVACTMTMDLLGLQKEELLDDIVYAGVAAYLGDAEDGNVNLFI; from the coding sequence ATGGCAGAACAAAAGAAAACCACCATCGTACTTTTTAGCGGAGATTACGACAAAGCAATGGCCGCTTATATCATTGCAAACGGCGCAGCAGCTTATGATCACGAAGTCACCATTTTCCACACATTCTGGGGATTGAACGCACTTCGCAAAGAAAATCCGCCAGCAGTCAAAAAAGGGCGCCTTGAAGCGATGTTCTCAAAAATGATGCCGCGTGGAGCGGACAAATTAGGGCTTTCCAATATGCAATTCGGGGGCATGGGGCCGAAACTGATTAAAAAAGTGATGAAAAAACACAACGCTATGCCTTTGCCGGACTTGATCGACATGGCTCAAGAGCAAGATATAAAATTGGTTGCCTGCACAATGACCATGGATCTTTTAGGCTTACAGAAGGAAGAGTTGCTCGATGATATCGTCTATGCAGGAGTCGCGGCTTACCTTGGCGATGCAGAAGACGGCAATGTGAACTTGTTTATCTAA
- a CDS encoding metal-sensitive transcriptional regulator: MEYDKKIENRLKRIEGQLRGVIKMVEADGECRDVVTQLSAVRSAVDRTIGVIVSENLQTCVRDSLEKGESTEDVVKEAVELLVKSR; the protein is encoded by the coding sequence ATGGAATACGATAAAAAGATTGAAAACCGCCTCAAGCGTATTGAAGGCCAGTTGCGCGGAGTCATCAAAATGGTCGAAGCAGATGGCGAGTGCCGCGATGTAGTGACTCAGCTGTCAGCAGTTAGAAGTGCAGTGGACCGGACGATCGGCGTCATTGTCAGTGAAAACTTGCAGACTTGTGTACGCGATAGTTTAGAAAAAGGCGAAAGCACAGAAGACGTCGTCAAAGAAGCAGTCGAGCTTCTCGTGAAGAGCCGTTAA